A stretch of Salvelinus sp. IW2-2015 unplaced genomic scaffold, ASM291031v2 Un_scaffold1416, whole genome shotgun sequence DNA encodes these proteins:
- the LOC112070756 gene encoding UPF0729 protein C18orf32 homolog, which yields MVCIPCIVIPVLLWVYKRFLEPIIYPFIGPIISRFWPTRRAVQXSGVGTGDVKASEKSNGCPVMSNGAYKTEVNGAAANGAAANGAAENGVAADGPAANGPAANGPAANGPAANGPASTVSDKKTD from the exons ATGGTCTGCATTCCCTGCATCGTCATTCCAGTCCTCTTGTGGGTGTACAAGAGGTTCCTTGAACCAATCATCTACCCCTTCATTGGTCCAATTATAAGCCGATTCTGGCCAACAAGGAGAGCTGTCCAGGRGAGTGGCGTAGGAACTGGTGACGTGAAAGCCAGTGAAAAGAGCAATGGATGTCCAGTGATGAGCAATGGAGCGTACAAG ACTGAAGTCAATGGTGCTGCTGCAAATGGTGCTGCTGCAAATGGTGCTGCTGAAAATGGTGTTGCTGCAGATGGGCCGGCTGCAAATGGGCCGGCTGCAAATGGGCCGGCTGCAAATGGGCCGGCTGCAAATGGGCCGGCTTCTACAGTATCTGACAAGAAGACTGACTAA